One genomic segment of Rhinopithecus roxellana isolate Shanxi Qingling chromosome 6, ASM756505v1, whole genome shotgun sequence includes these proteins:
- the LOC104659714 gene encoding putative olfactory receptor 9A1, whose product MLGNCSSTTEFFLLGFPGSQEVHRILFATFFFLYTVTVIGNTVIIITVCVDKRLQSLMYFFLGHLSVLEILITSTAVPFMLGGLLLPGTQIISLTACAAQLYLYLSLGTSELALMGVMAVDRYVAVCNPLRYNIIMNSNTCIWVVIMSWVFGFLSEIWPVYATFQLTFCKSNVLDHFYCDRGQLLKVSCENTLFTEFILFLMAVFIIIGSLIPTIVSYTYIISTILKIPSASGRRKSFSTCASHFSYVVIGYGSCLFLYVKPKQTQAAEYNRVASLLVLVVTPFLNPFIFTPRNDKFIQAFGDGMKRCNQLLKN is encoded by the coding sequence ATGTTGGGGAATTGCTCTAGCACCACTGAATTCTTTCTCTTAGGCTTCCCTGGCTCCCAAGAAGTACACCGCATCCTTTTTGCAACCTTCTTCTTCTTGTACACAGTGACAGTGATCGGAAACACggtcatcatcatcactgtctgTGTTGATAAACGTCTGCAGTCCCTCATGTATTTTTTCCTGGGTCACCTCTCTGTCCTGGAGATCCTGATCACATCCACAGCTGTCCCTTTTATGCTCGGGGGTTTGCTGCTTCCAGGCACACAGATCATATCTTTGACAGCCTGTGCTGCAcagctatatttatacctttctttGGGTACCTCGGAGTTGGCATTAATGGGAGTGATGGCTGTGGACCGTTATGTGGCTGTGTGTAACCCTTTGAGGTACAACATCATTATGAACAGCAACACCTGCATTTGGGTGGTAATTATGTCATGGGTTTTTGGGTTTCTTTCTGAAATCTGGCCAGTTTATGCCACTTTTCAGCTTACTTTCTGCAAATCAAATGTGTTAGACCATTTTTACTGTGACCGAGGACAATTGCTCAAAGTATCCTGTGAGAACACTCTTTTCACagagtttattctttttctaatggctgttttcattatcattgGTTCTTTGATCCCTACAATTGTCTCCTACACCTACATCATCTCCACCATCCTCAAGATCCCGTCAGCCTCTGGGCGGAGGAAATCCTTTTCAACTTGTGCCTCCCACTTCAGCTATGTTGTGATCGGCTATGGCAGCTGCTTGTTTCTCTACGTGAAACCCAAACAAACGCAGGCAGCCGAGTATAACAGGGTAGCGTCACTGCTGGTTTTAGTGGTGACCCCTTTTCTGAACCCTTTCATCTTCACCCCGAGGAATGACAAATTCATACAGGCCTTTGGAGATGGCATGAAACGCTGCAATCAACTCCTTAAAAATTAA
- the LOC104659715 gene encoding LOW QUALITY PROTEIN: olfactory receptor 9A4 (The sequence of the model RefSeq protein was modified relative to this genomic sequence to represent the inferred CDS: inserted 1 base in 1 codon; substituted 1 base at 1 genomic stop codon): MLMNYSSATEFCLLGFPGSEELHYILFAIFFFFYLVTLMGNTVIIVTVCVDKCLQSPMYFLLGHLSALEILVTTIIVPGMLLGLLFPGMQTVSLSACVVQLFLYLSMGTLLGSMAVDCYMAVCNPLRCNIIMNRHTCNFVVLVSWVFGFLFQIWAVYFMLQLTYYKSNVVNNFFCDXGQLFKLSCSNTFFTEFILFLTAXFILFGSLIPTIVSYTYIISTILKILSASGQRKSFSTLASHFTCVVMGYGSCLFLYLKPKQTQAADYNQVVSLMVSVVTPFLNPFIFTLRNDKVIEALRDGVKCCCQLFRN, translated from the exons ATGCTGATGAATTACTCTAGTGCCACTGAATTTTGTCTCCTTGGTTTCCCTGGCTCTGAAGAACTACATTATATCCTTTTTgctatattcttctttttctacttgGTGACATTAATGGGAAACACAGTCATCATCGTGACTGTCTGTGTGGATAAATGTCTGCAGTCCCCCATGTATTTCCTCCTCGGCCACCTATCTGCCTTGGAGATCCTGGTCACAACCATAATTGTCCCCGGGATGCTTTTGGGATTGCTGTTCCCTGGGATGCAGACAGTATCTTTGTCTGCCTGTGTTGTCCAGCTCTTCCTGTACCTTTCTATGGGGACATTACTTGGATCAATGGCTGTGGACTGTTATATGGCTGTGTGTAACCCTTTGAGGTGCAACATCATTATGAACAGACACACCTGCAACTTTGTGGTTCTTGTGTCATGGgtatttgggtttctttttcaAATCTGGGCAGTCTACTTCATGCTTCAGCTTACTTACTACAAATCAAATGTGGTAAACAATTTTTTCTGTGACTGAGGGCAATTGTTCAAACTATCCTGCAGTAATACTTTTTTCACGGAATTTATCCTCTTCTTAACgg gttttattctctttggttCTTTGATCCCTACAATTGTCTCCTACACCTACATCATCTCCACCATTCTCAAGATCCTGTCAGCCTCTGGCCAGAGGAAATCCTTCTCCACTCTTGCGTCCCACTTCACCTGTGTTGTGATGGGCTACGGCAGCTGCTTGTTTCTCTACTTGAAACCCAAGCAAACGCAGGCAGCTGATTACAATCAGGTAGTTTCCTTGATGGTTTCAGTAGTAACTCCTTTCCTCAATCCTTTCATCTTCACCCTCCGGAATGATAAAGTCATAGAGGCCCTTCGGGATGGGGTAAAATGCTGCTGTCAACTATTCAGGAATTAG
- the CLEC5A gene encoding C-type lectin domain family 5 member A — protein MNWHMIISGLIVVVLKVVGMTFFLLYFPQIFNKSNDGFTTTRSYGTVSQIFGSSSPSPNGFIPTRSYGTVCPKDWEFYQERCFLLPTSESSWNESRDFCKRKGSTLAIVNTPEKLKFLQDIADTEKYFIGLIYNREEKRWRWINNSVFNGNVTNQNQNFNCATIGLTKTFDAASCDIRYRRICEKDAK, from the exons ATGAACTGGCACATGATCATCTCTGGGCTTATTGTGGTGGTGCTTAAAGTTGTTGGAATGactttctttctactttatt ttcCACAGATTTTTAACAAAAGTAACGATGGTTTCACCACCACCAGGAGCTATGGAACAG TCTCACAGATTTTTGGGAGCAGTTCCCCAAGTCCCAACGGCTTCATTCCCACAAGAAGCTATGGAACAG TCTGCCCCAAAGACTGGGAATTTTATCAAGAAAGATGTTTTCTCTTACCTACTTCTGAATCATCTTGGAATGAAAGCAGGGACTTTTGCAAAAGAAAAGGATCCACACTGGCAATTGTCAACACGCCAGAGAAACTG aagtTTCTTCAGGACATAGCTGATACAGAGAAGTATTTTATTGGCTTAATTTACAACCGTGAAGAGAAAAGATGGCGTTGGATCAACAACTCTGTGTTCAATGGCAA tGTTACCAATCAAAATCAGAATTTCAACTGTGCGACCATTGGCCTAACAAAGACATTTGATGCTGCATCATGTGACATCAGGTACCGCAGGATCTGTGAGAAGGATGCCAAATGA